A window from Salvelinus fontinalis isolate EN_2023a chromosome 8, ASM2944872v1, whole genome shotgun sequence encodes these proteins:
- the LOC129860856 gene encoding calcitonin gene-related peptide type 1 receptor-like isoform X2 → MLSSEEVPNIPLSTTVTRSQILSAQFECYLKIIYDPPRTEAGTFCNRTWDGWLCWDDSAPGTAMQLCPVYFQDFDPSEKATKVCNSDGQWFRHPESNRIWSNYTQCQMYTKDKLTFAFSLYYLAIVGHGLSVVSLIISLCIFSYFKSLSCQRISLHKNMFLSFIFNSICTVIWLSAVANNQQLGASNPIGCKILTVLNQYTFGSNYFWMLCEGIYLHTLIIVAVFVGEQQLGWYYVLGWGFPIIPAITHAVARGLFYDDRCWISSDTHLLYIIHGPVHAALLVNLFFLLNIVRVLITKLQVTHSAESNAYMKVVRATLILIPLLGAQFILVPWRPEGRKARAIYEFIMNIFAHFQGLLVAIIFCFYNAEVQACLRRKWLQTKLVWKWTDSYSHYHTNSSVTETSRATVSLELTAPEGNTIIKPGGSVHYRANGQSNGKRCTNGEMDTPRILETTDI, encoded by the exons ATGCTGTCATCCGAGGAGGTGCCCAACATCCCTTTGTCGACCACCGTGACCCGCAGCCAGATCCTCTCAGCTCAGTTTGAGTGCTACCTGAAGATCATCTATGACCCACCACGCACTGAAGCTG GCACATTCTGTAACCGCACGTGGGACGGCTGGCTGTGTTGGGATGACTCTGCACCTGGCACGGCCATGCAGCTCTGCCCTGTGTACTTCCAGGACTTTGACCCCTCGG AGAAAGCGACTAAAGTATGCAACTCGGACGGACAGTGGTTTCGTCACCCTGAGAGCAACCGTATTTGGTCCAATTACACACAGTGTCAGATGTACACTAAGGACAAACTGACG TTTGCGTTTAGCTTGTACTACTTGGCCATTGTGGGACATGGATTGTCTGTGGTATCTCTCATCATCTCACTCTGCATCTTCTCCTACTTCAA GAGTCTGAGCTGCCAGAGGATCTCCCTCCATAAGAACATGTTCCTGTCCTTTATCTTCAACTCCATCTGCACCGTCATCTGGCTCTCTGCTGTAGCCAACAACCAGCAGCTGGGGGCCAGCAACCCT ATTGGATGCAAGATTCTGACAGTCTTGAACCAGTATACATTTGGATCCAACTACTTTTGGATGCTGTGTGAGGGGATCTACCTGCACACTCTTATCATCGTGGCTGTGTTTGTGGGAGAGCAGCAGCTGGGCTGGTACTATGTCCTGGGTTGGG gctTCCCCATCATTCCTGCCATCACACATGCTGTGGCCCGTGGGCTCTTCTATGATGACAG ATGCTGGATCAGTTCTGACACACACCTGCTCTACATCATCCATGGGCCTGTCCATGCTGCCCTGCTG GTGAACCTGTTCTTCCTGCTCAATATAGTGCGTGTGTTGATCACCAAGCTGCAGGTGACCCACAGTGCAGAGTCTAATGCCTATATGAAGGTGGTGAGAGCTACTCTCATCCTGATCCCTCTGCTGGGAGCCCAGTTCATCCTGGTTCCCTGGAGGCCAGAGGGACGTAAGGCCAGGGCCATCTACGAGTTCATCAtgaacatttttgcacatttccAG GGACTGCTGGTCGCAATTATATTCTGCTTTTACAATGCAGAG GTGCAGGCATGTCTTAGGAGGAAATGGTTACAGACTAAGCTGGTGTGGAAATGGACAGATTCCTACTCCCACTACCACACCAACTCCTCTGTGACCGAGACGAGTCGTGctacagttagcctggagctCACCGCTCCTGAGGGGAACACCATCATTAAACCAGGTGGTAGTGTGCACTACCGAGCCAATGGACAGAGCAACGGCAAACGCTGCACCAACGGGGAGATGGACACGCCCAGGATCCTGGAGACCACGGACATCTGA
- the LOC129860856 gene encoding calcitonin gene-related peptide type 1 receptor-like isoform X1, translated as MWRIPALWLPGLLLAVEVCHCEDVGTMLSSEEVPNIPLSTTVTRSQILSAQFECYLKIIYDPPRTEAGTFCNRTWDGWLCWDDSAPGTAMQLCPVYFQDFDPSEKATKVCNSDGQWFRHPESNRIWSNYTQCQMYTKDKLTFAFSLYYLAIVGHGLSVVSLIISLCIFSYFKSLSCQRISLHKNMFLSFIFNSICTVIWLSAVANNQQLGASNPIGCKILTVLNQYTFGSNYFWMLCEGIYLHTLIIVAVFVGEQQLGWYYVLGWGFPIIPAITHAVARGLFYDDRCWISSDTHLLYIIHGPVHAALLVNLFFLLNIVRVLITKLQVTHSAESNAYMKVVRATLILIPLLGAQFILVPWRPEGRKARAIYEFIMNIFAHFQGLLVAIIFCFYNAEVQACLRRKWLQTKLVWKWTDSYSHYHTNSSVTETSRATVSLELTAPEGNTIIKPGGSVHYRANGQSNGKRCTNGEMDTPRILETTDI; from the exons ATGTGGAGGATCCCAGCGCTATGGCTTCCGGGGCTACTACTGGCCGTTGAG GTATGCCACTGTGAAGATGTGGGGACCATGCTGTCATCCGAGGAGGTGCCCAACATCCCTTTGTCGACCACCGTGACCCGCAGCCAGATCCTCTCAGCTCAGTTTGAGTGCTACCTGAAGATCATCTATGACCCACCACGCACTGAAGCTG GCACATTCTGTAACCGCACGTGGGACGGCTGGCTGTGTTGGGATGACTCTGCACCTGGCACGGCCATGCAGCTCTGCCCTGTGTACTTCCAGGACTTTGACCCCTCGG AGAAAGCGACTAAAGTATGCAACTCGGACGGACAGTGGTTTCGTCACCCTGAGAGCAACCGTATTTGGTCCAATTACACACAGTGTCAGATGTACACTAAGGACAAACTGACG TTTGCGTTTAGCTTGTACTACTTGGCCATTGTGGGACATGGATTGTCTGTGGTATCTCTCATCATCTCACTCTGCATCTTCTCCTACTTCAA GAGTCTGAGCTGCCAGAGGATCTCCCTCCATAAGAACATGTTCCTGTCCTTTATCTTCAACTCCATCTGCACCGTCATCTGGCTCTCTGCTGTAGCCAACAACCAGCAGCTGGGGGCCAGCAACCCT ATTGGATGCAAGATTCTGACAGTCTTGAACCAGTATACATTTGGATCCAACTACTTTTGGATGCTGTGTGAGGGGATCTACCTGCACACTCTTATCATCGTGGCTGTGTTTGTGGGAGAGCAGCAGCTGGGCTGGTACTATGTCCTGGGTTGGG gctTCCCCATCATTCCTGCCATCACACATGCTGTGGCCCGTGGGCTCTTCTATGATGACAG ATGCTGGATCAGTTCTGACACACACCTGCTCTACATCATCCATGGGCCTGTCCATGCTGCCCTGCTG GTGAACCTGTTCTTCCTGCTCAATATAGTGCGTGTGTTGATCACCAAGCTGCAGGTGACCCACAGTGCAGAGTCTAATGCCTATATGAAGGTGGTGAGAGCTACTCTCATCCTGATCCCTCTGCTGGGAGCCCAGTTCATCCTGGTTCCCTGGAGGCCAGAGGGACGTAAGGCCAGGGCCATCTACGAGTTCATCAtgaacatttttgcacatttccAG GGACTGCTGGTCGCAATTATATTCTGCTTTTACAATGCAGAG GTGCAGGCATGTCTTAGGAGGAAATGGTTACAGACTAAGCTGGTGTGGAAATGGACAGATTCCTACTCCCACTACCACACCAACTCCTCTGTGACCGAGACGAGTCGTGctacagttagcctggagctCACCGCTCCTGAGGGGAACACCATCATTAAACCAGGTGGTAGTGTGCACTACCGAGCCAATGGACAGAGCAACGGCAAACGCTGCACCAACGGGGAGATGGACACGCCCAGGATCCTGGAGACCACGGACATCTGA